Proteins encoded by one window of Rutidosis leptorrhynchoides isolate AG116_Rl617_1_P2 chromosome 7, CSIRO_AGI_Rlap_v1, whole genome shotgun sequence:
- the LOC139857604 gene encoding la protein 1-like has translation MVATQLDEETVKKIIRQVEFYFSESNLPKDNFLKNTVSESEDGMVSLALICSFSRMRLHLGLGDIKPEDVSEDTVEAVAEILKAKSTTLKISEDGKKVGRTTELPKAEEVIEQLDSRTIAASPICYDIKLEEVESFFAQSAKVNSVRLPRHVADKRVFCGTALVEFSSEEDATKILTQSLVFNGADLELKPKKEFDEQRAIDEEAESIRREKLSNRKNGSQEEEYPKGLLVAFKLKSNTPKSDNQELVVEVTEGESEPKVEVKSSSEQDEEIDEEKTETKKTSADMYKDNKDVVLREDLKSVFQKFGNVKYIDFKMGEESGYIRFEEADGAQKARTAGALTDEGGLIVKNYVAILDPVTGEAEKEYWNMLRSQEKFRGNKGNWSRGGGKNNRGGRQFNGKHNRSRDNNNNSGNRNNKSQKVAAA, from the exons ATGGTGGCAACTCAATTGGATGAAGAAACCGTTAAGAAAATAATCCGTCAG GTTGAGTTCTATTTCAGTGAAAGTAATCTTCCAAAAGATAATTTTCTCAAGAATACAGTTTCTGAAAGTGAAGATGGCA TGGTAAGCTTGGCATTGATATGTTCATTTTCGCGAATGAGACTTCATCTGGGACTGGGTGACATTAAGCCTGAAGATGTATCTGAAGATACAGTCGAAGCTGTAGCCGAGATACTAAAGGCTAAATCAACCACTTTAAAAATTTCTGAAGATg GTAAGAAAGTAGGAAGGACTACAGAACTACCTAAAGCAGAAGAGGTAATTGAGCAGTTAGATAGTCGAACAATTGCTGCGTCACCAATTTGTTATGACATAAAACTTGAGGAGGTCGAGTCCTTTTTCGCACAGTCTGCAAAG GTCAATAGTGTGAGGTTACCTCGTCATGTTGCTGATAAGAGAGTATTTTGTGGTACAGCTCTTGTTGAATTCTCATCTGAAGAAGATGCCACTAAGATTTTGACCCAAAGTTTGGTCTTTAATGGTGCTGACTTGGAACTAAAGCCAAA GAAAGAGTTTGATGAGCAGAGAGCCATTGATGAAGAAGCTGAGAGTATTCGTCGTGAAAAGTTGTCGAATCGTAAAAATGGGTCTCAGGAAGAAGA GTACCCAAAAGGCTTGCTTGTTGCGTTTAAATTGAAGAGCAATACACCTAAAAGTGATAACCAGGAACTGGTTGTTGAGGTTACTGAGGGAGAAAGTGAACCAAAGGTTGAGGTGAAATCTAGTTCAGAACAAGATGAGGAGATTGACGAGGAAAAAACGGAGACTAAAAAAACGTCTGCAGACATGTATAAGGATAATAAGGATGTTGTTTTGCGTGAGGATCTCAAGAGCGTTTTCCAGAAATTTGGTAACGTTAAG TATATTGATTTCAAGATGGGTGAGGAATCAGGCTACATTCGTTTTGAAGAAGCAGATGGCGCACAAAAAGCACGTACTGCTGGTGCACTTACTGACGAAGGTGGTCTGATTGTGAAAAACTATGTTGCCATTCTTGATCCAGTAACAG GTGAAGCGGAAAAGGAGTACTGGAACATGCTCCGTAGCCAAGAGAAATTTAGAGGAAACAAAGGCAATTGGAGCAG GGGAGGAGGAAAGAATAACAGAGGTGGACGGCAATTTAATGGGAAGCATAATCGCtcaagagataataataataattctggaAATCGTAACAACAAGTCTCAAAAGGTTGCAGCTGCTTGA